The Chlorocebus sabaeus isolate Y175 chromosome 1, mChlSab1.0.hap1, whole genome shotgun sequence genome includes a region encoding these proteins:
- the THY1 gene encoding thy-1 membrane glycoprotein, whose translation MNPAISIALLLTVLQVSRGQKVTSLTACLVDQSLRLDCRHENTTSSPIQYEFSLTRETKKHVLFGTVGVPEHTYRSRTNFTSKYNMKVLYLSAFTSKDEGTYTCALHHSGHSPPISSQNVTVLRDKLVKCEGISLLAQNTSWLLLLLLSLSLLQATDFMSL comes from the exons ATGAACCCGGCCATCAGCATCGCTCTCCTGCTAACAG TCTTGCAGGTCTCCCGAGGGCAGAAGGTGACCAGCCTAACGGCCTGCCTAGTGGACCAGAGCCTTCGTCTGGACTGCCGCCATGAGAATACCACCAGCTCACCCATCCAGTACGAGTTCAGCCTGACCCGTGAGACAAAGAAGCACGTGCTCTTTGGCACCGTGGGGGTGCCTGAGCACACATACCGCTCCCGAACCAACTTCACCAGCAAATACAACATGAAGGTCCTCTACTTATCCGCCTTCACCAGCAAGGATGAGGGGACCTACACGTGTGCACTCCACCACTCTGGCCATTCCCCGCCCATCTCCTCCCAGAACGTCACTGTGCTCAGAG ACAAACTGGTCAAGTGTGAGGGCATCAGCCTGCTGGCTCAGAACACCTCGTGGCTGCTTCTGctcctgctctccctctcccttctccaggCCACGGATTTCATGTCCCTGTGA